In Miscanthus floridulus cultivar M001 chromosome 8, ASM1932011v1, whole genome shotgun sequence, the sequence CTACATGTCTTATTCTTGCAGCTGAGAATTAGTTCAGTTAGTTGTGAGTTGAGAGTCGCGAAAACTCTATTTTTGTAATAAGTTCATATGTACTCTCTTTATATTTGGATATGGACATGTACTAGTTGTGTGCTTAATTAGCTTATCATTTTACTGCTTTGATTAGAATATATTATGTGCTAGCTATGTGTGGTGGCTGATTTTATTTTCAGCTGACTGTCACTAGAGCAGCAGTGCTGCTAAGTTGAGCAGAAGTGTTGCTCGAGCAGCTACGCTGCTCAGTCCAGGAGCAGTGTTGCTCTGTGCAGTTTTAGCCCTGTTTGTTTGTGTGCATAATTGTCATACGCATCATAGATATCTTATTTTGACACATATGTGCAGTACCTCACAGTAGCAATGGATATAGGGGGAGCCCTCACTTCACTCaatatgtgaattttggcttttCGTGTCAAAGTTGGGAATTCAAAACTCCATTCACATATTCAGGGGAGCTCCTACACCCATGACTCGAAAATCTTAATTGTAATTTATTTCTTTTGTAAGCTATAATTATGtcgtcatcaatcaccaaaaaggggagattgttagtgcaatcaagccctattgtgggttttggtgataatgaccatgcaattaggggactaatgagatttatcgagttgACAAGCAGGTAAAATGACAAGGAGGATTATACATGTGTTGGTGGAGCCCCAATTACAAAAGGACACGGTGACCGATTCAAAGGCGCTTAATTATCTTATATTTttaatttgagtttaggaaaagccgcACTACAAAGGGGGATACAATGCACAAGCTTTAATGTGTAACCATGAGCTCAAATACCCACCAAAATATCCTCATTACCTAGCTAAGACAACAAGCCTTTCACTCCATCCTTTTGGTTGTCTTTGGCTAAGCAGCAGTGCCGCGTGAGCGAGGAGCACTACCGTGACTTAAAATGACCGTTGGGGCTGAGGGGGTATTTTATCCTTTCCCTCATCTCCTCCAATGGTTACCTCGCCCATTTCCATGACCAAAGCAACCAGAGCACCACTCCTCTCTCCATTGAAGGCTCTCCAAGCTCCCAAGCTTCTCTCCCTTGATTCCCTTCTAAATCTTTGAGAGATTGAGCCTCCAAACTTCTATTGAGGCTGCTCCAACTGATCTTCAACTCCTAGAGCTCATGGTTCATGTTCAAGCCAGTGgattgcatctattactcttggagcttgctcctagctggctagagcatcacccgtggagcttgccaacttgtgtggcagccccgggaggtttgtaatcacCTCAATCTGCTAGTGAAATCACTCTCacctcaagagttcattctcttgacttgagaatgaggatagGGTTCCATGAAGCCCAAGCCttagtggcttcctcaacaacgtggactttggcaagccttagtggtaagctaaaccacgagataaatcagtgtctcacttgtgttcttgtgatttgcattgcaatatttgtgtttgtggtgattctagggtttggtcccgatctacttttgcacaAGCTTCTGATCTGGTTCAAGTGGTGGAATAGGTTCAATACTACCCTAGGAAGCTCAATAATTTACCTGATCTATTTTTCCTTGGGTAGTTTTTTGAATTGTAAGCTCGTGGGTCTGTGCGAGCAGCAGTGCTAGTCCTCCGAGAAGAAGTGCTGCTCAGGTTTTTAATAGAGCTTTTGAGTTTTTGTTTTGATAGGTCTATTCACCCCTCTAGACTTAGCaggtctattcaccccccctctagactTAGCAggtccttacaagtggtatcagagcaggttgcCTCATTGATGCTTAACCACGTGAGGTATGGAGTCTAGAGAAGGAGCCGATGATGTACAACCCATGCACATTGACCCAAAAGATTTGGATTAGCATGAGACAGACAGACAGTGAGTTGAGTGCCTCAACATTAGGCACTTCACTTCCTGCAGCTATCCTCTCCAATGAAAAGAAGGCCAAAAGACTAGAAgaaaagaagcaaagaaaagaagaaagaaaagagaagcaagacaAAAGAATATAGAAGCACAACGAAGGCTTAAAGAGAAAATGCaaagaaaagaagctagaagatTGAAGAGAGAAGCaaggaagaaaagagaagaagccaAGAAAAAGAAGCTAGAAGAAGCCAAGTCAAGCAACACTTCATCATGTGAACTATCAAGTAGCaccgaagatggagatgatgatgagtcctatcaAGTGTCCAAGGGTGGCAAGAAGGAGAGCAACGGAAagggcaacaacaacaacaacaacaaataagCAGCCGTATCCTGCAATTATTCTTCTATGACTAACAATAATCGTTGATATTTCAATAGGACCAACTTTGCCAAgtgaaagcacttgatgagagcttaTCTTGTAGGTCTCCACCCgggcatttgggagattgttcACAACAGTGTTGAGCCACCGGCTGATCCCAATAACCCAACTCAAGCTAAAATTTGCAACattcatctcaatggtcaagcTACAAGTGTGTTGCTAagtgctttggatggtgatgagtacaatcgagtgatgggagttgatgttgccaagcaaatttgggatactctacaccttgcacatgaaggggttaaCAAAGTAAGAaaagcaagaattgatttgttgatggctaaGCTCAATCGGTTTGTGATAttagatggagaagggccacaagaggtgtttgataggttgatggtgATTGTTggaaagattagaggctatggtggtGATGAGCTTGATGAACACAAGGTTGTCAAAATTATGCTAGAAGCTTAATCACCTAGAAATAAGACCGTAGTGACACTCattagagataagaagaagtttgagcacttcacaccaaatgatgtgcttggaagaatcatgacatttgacatgcaaagagaggaGGCACTTGAGAGAAAGAAGattggtgagttgcaagcacaACTAGATGGCATCAAGATCAAGGATGttgctctcaaggccaacaagtcaaccaagcaaccctctacaagcaagtccaagtcCAACAAGCAAGCATCatctagcaagcccaaagcaccAAAGCAAGTCAAAGAAGTAGAGACaacatcatcaagtgaagataaaagtgatagtgaacaatatgagaaagtgaaagatgttgctctctttttgaGAAGATATCAAAAGGGGCTCAaaaagcaaggctacaaggtagtgaagaagaagaagttctcaaacaagaagaagaggctaTGCTACAATTGTGGGAGCACCAAACATTTCATTGCTTATTGTCCCCATGAAATTAAAGACAACAATTACAAGAGAGACAAGAAAGAGAGCAACACCGACTACAAAAAGAGCAAAAggcacatgggagaggctcacattggacatgaatgggactcaacaaAAGATAGCTCAAGTGAGGAGGATGAGAAGATTGCAACTGTGGCTATTCACAAGCCATCTTCTACACCAagactcttcaacaacatgtccgatgatgactactactcccctcacatttgtctcatagcaaagggtgagaaggtaaaacccAAATCGAAATCCAAACCTCCTCcccctagtgacatctctagtagtgatacaaGTGATTACTCTAGTGATGATGtgtctagtgatgaagaaattgataaCATAACTAAAAATTTAGACAACAAGACCAAACTATTCATCACTAAACCAATAGAGGATTTATagagtgtccaagccaagctagaatctagagaggaaactcttatcaAGCAAAaagatctctacattgctagcaaggaagctcttgcattagagagaagtgaggtggaatccttgcgcaaggctttggccaaagagcaaaaGGACCATGCTGTCACAAAGAAAGCACATATTGCCCTCAagcaaaagtattgtgacttagatggaaagcacaaagaacttgagttgCAATATAATATTCTTTGGGATATCAACTCACATCtctctaaggcaaaggatgcctctactccctccactagtcaaggttgtggaaaatattaTAATCTTGATTtaaatgcttattccactaaccttgctaaTATGGAGGCAATAAAAaaagagattgctaggctcaatgagatCATAGCAAAAGGGTGCATGGATGAGAAGTCTCAAAATGGTGGCAAAAAGGTTGAGGAACCAAAAAGACCACAATACAAGAATGGAAGGCATCCTTCAATCAAAGGTGGGCTTGGGCACACAAAAGGAGCTAAAGCTAATGGGAGAAAGTTGGTAAATGGCTTTGAATGTGtgtagtttgagaggaaggagCAGATTGGTATAGATCAGCCTGCATAGCCCGTAGCAGTGCCGCGCAAGCGAGCAGTAGTGCTGCAGATGAGCAGCACTGCTGTgccccacaaaaatgggaaggctaccaatctGACTCCTGATCAGACTTAGCCCAAGAAGAAGATGCCTCAGCAAAAGCAGGTTCCccagaagccaaaggaatcaaAGTGGGTGACCCTAAACAAgtatgcttatcaaccaaaggcCCATGCACCCCGACAAAGTTTGTCATCTTGCTTTGTGTTAAAAAGTAACAACCGTGGTGAAGTTGTTGCTAAGTATGTTGGCAAGGAGACTAACATCTATCTGAATACTTCCATAcgggttcctaagattcttgtgactaacatgaaAGGCCCCAATTCTact encodes:
- the LOC136470490 gene encoding uncharacterized protein, giving the protein MTFDMQREEALERKKIGELQAQLDGIKIKDVALKANKSTKQPSTSKSKSNKQASSSKPKAPKQVKEVETTSSSEDKSDSEQYEKVKDVALFLRRYQKGLKKQGYKVVKKKKFSNKKKRLCYNCGSTKHFIAYCPHEIKDNNYKRDKKESNTDYKKSKRHMGEAHIGHEWDSTKDSSSEEDEKIATVAIHKPSSTPRLFNNMSDDDYYSPHICLIAKGEKVKPKSKSKPPPPSDISSSDTSDYSSDDVSSDEEIDNITKNLDNKTKLFITKPIEDL